A region of Vampirovibrionales bacterium DNA encodes the following proteins:
- a CDS encoding HK97 family phage prohead protease: protein MQDGRFERFATLDLREANLESRTVPASLSSESPVDRFFGREILVHDSDAVDLSRAGDGLPLLWNHNTDEPIGVVERIKIKDGKLRGVLRFSNNKKAIEVFNDVRDGFLKNISIGYQVNKFEEQANSNDIRVTGWTLLESSVVTVPADASVGINRSLSGVNAMADETQTPAVEVGTTDNHGAGTDPVVPIRQIDAIRAKAVLDERNRLKEIDGIFANPIVPVIRCMTAFERKR from the coding sequence TTGCAAGATGGCCGCTTTGAGCGGTTTGCAACGCTAGATTTGCGGGAAGCCAATCTCGAAAGCCGAACCGTTCCCGCGTCGCTATCCAGCGAATCGCCAGTTGATCGATTCTTTGGCCGAGAGATTCTTGTTCACGATTCAGACGCCGTTGATTTGAGTCGGGCCGGCGATGGATTGCCGCTGCTATGGAATCACAATACCGATGAGCCAATCGGCGTGGTGGAGCGAATTAAAATCAAGGATGGAAAATTGCGTGGCGTCTTGCGGTTTTCAAATAACAAGAAAGCCATTGAAGTATTTAATGATGTGCGTGACGGGTTTTTAAAGAATATCTCTATTGGCTATCAAGTCAACAAATTTGAAGAACAAGCAAATAGTAACGACATCCGCGTGACTGGATGGACGCTACTTGAATCAAGTGTCGTAACGGTGCCGGCGGACGCATCCGTTGGAATTAATCGGTCTTTAAGTGGAGTTAATGCAATGGCTGATGAAACTCAAACGCCGGCTGTCGAAGTCGGGACTACTGATAATCATGGCGCTGGCACTGATCCGGTTGTGCCGATTCGTCAAATCGATGCCATACGCGCTAAAGCAGTTCTGGATGAGCGCAATCGACTGAAAGAAATCGATGGCATCTTTGCTAATCCAATTGTCCCCGTGATTCGGTGTATGACGGCATTCGAGCGCAAGCGCTGA
- a CDS encoding phage portal protein encodes MDALTRLIAYVAPSWAASRMLALGRLASAKRYYDAATATSQHPRRGNSASADAVMDRAKGNLREYGRWLDENHDLAIGILDDLVTNIIGAGAGIEPMARNARTRDPATDLNKQLAELWEEFWQYPEVTGELPGSEMERIVCRSFLRDGEVFAQHVNKPVAPYTSRIPYALEWLESDFVPFDLTDASRLIVHGVQKDGWGRAIGYYVLKQHPGSLILPGSRFDTVFLRAENVVHLKLVKRLHQTRGVSIFHGVLTRLDDLKDYEESERIAARVAAALTAFIKRDSALSDTVTTTGEESQTGSRSFSMEPGLIFDGLQPGEDVGVIDSKRPNPNLELFRNSQLRAIASGTGTRFSSIAKNYNGTYSAQRQELVETVAHYRRIFDYLREKFYLPVWRRFIDASRLSGLLRVPAGVDEMSLYRPEIRPPQIPWIDPKKEIEAFQAMVEAGFRSRQQVIRDLGGDPATVDAQLMADPLDVRPPLDSQPKQQTPQEAPVQDQAA; translated from the coding sequence ATGGACGCGCTAACCCGCCTGATTGCCTACGTTGCGCCTTCCTGGGCGGCTTCCCGGATGCTGGCACTCGGACGGCTGGCCAGCGCAAAACGCTACTACGACGCCGCCACCGCTACCTCTCAGCATCCAAGGCGCGGCAACTCGGCAAGCGCGGATGCTGTCATGGACCGCGCCAAGGGCAACTTGCGCGAGTATGGCCGGTGGCTGGACGAAAACCACGATCTAGCGATTGGCATCCTTGACGATCTGGTAACGAACATCATCGGCGCGGGCGCAGGTATCGAGCCGATGGCCAGAAATGCGCGCACTCGCGATCCGGCGACGGACCTCAATAAGCAGCTTGCCGAGTTGTGGGAAGAGTTTTGGCAATACCCAGAAGTGACCGGCGAACTTCCAGGCAGCGAAATGGAGCGGATTGTCTGTCGCTCTTTTCTTCGGGATGGAGAGGTATTTGCTCAACACGTCAATAAGCCCGTTGCGCCGTACACCAGCCGAATCCCTTATGCGCTGGAATGGCTCGAATCTGATTTTGTGCCCTTCGATCTAACCGACGCATCTCGGCTGATCGTTCACGGCGTGCAAAAAGACGGCTGGGGTCGCGCGATTGGCTATTACGTTCTCAAGCAGCATCCCGGCTCACTGATTCTTCCCGGCTCAAGATTCGATACGGTTTTTCTTCGCGCCGAAAACGTGGTGCACCTTAAATTGGTGAAACGGCTACACCAAACGCGCGGTGTATCTATTTTCCATGGCGTGCTGACCCGGCTGGATGATCTGAAAGATTACGAAGAGAGCGAGCGAATTGCCGCGCGAGTTGCCGCCGCACTCACTGCTTTCATCAAGCGCGATTCGGCGCTATCGGATACCGTCACTACGACTGGCGAAGAGAGCCAAACCGGGAGCCGTTCATTTTCAATGGAACCTGGTTTAATCTTCGACGGATTACAGCCGGGTGAGGATGTCGGCGTTATCGACTCGAAACGCCCGAATCCGAATCTTGAGCTATTCCGCAATTCACAACTGCGGGCCATTGCGTCCGGGACCGGCACGAGATTTTCCAGTATCGCCAAGAACTACAACGGCACGTATTCCGCGCAACGGCAAGAACTGGTTGAGACGGTTGCGCATTATCGCCGTATCTTTGACTACCTTCGCGAGAAATTCTATTTGCCGGTCTGGCGTCGATTTATTGATGCGTCTCGGCTTTCCGGTCTGTTGCGCGTACCGGCCGGCGTTGATGAGATGAGTCTCTATCGTCCTGAAATCCGCCCGCCGCAAATCCCGTGGATCGATCCAAAGAAAGAAATCGAAGCATTTCAAGCCATGGTCGAGGCCGGCTTTAGAAGCAGACAGCAGGTTATTAGAGACTTGGGCGGAGACCCAGCAACGGTTGACGCGCAGCTTATGGCCGACCCGCTGGACGTGCGCCCGCCGCTGGATTCGCAGCCGAAACAGCAAACGCCACAAGAGGCTCCAGTACAGGATCAAGCGGCATGA
- a CDS encoding ParB N-terminal domain-containing protein: protein MEFHEIANILPMEKGSLSSLAEDIAKNGQQIPIELYEGKILDGRRRWKACEIAGVAPKTVEVNPDDPVGYVKSLNVHRRHLTPSQLSMVAARFRSYYDRQAKERMESGVNQHSPPVNLPEGSKSDARDAAGKEFGVSGKSVDHATKVLEKGVPELIEAVEEGRIAVSTAAILANEPEEVQRDKATKAKRTYTANRGRHQNAANRQAACCCERRGLRCPKIRSHGYRTTKAHQERRPQPG, encoded by the coding sequence ATGGAATTTCATGAGATTGCCAACATCCTCCCCATGGAGAAAGGGTCTCTTTCATCCTTGGCGGAAGACATCGCAAAAAACGGGCAACAGATACCGATTGAACTATACGAGGGCAAGATACTGGATGGCCGGCGGCGCTGGAAGGCTTGCGAGATCGCCGGAGTTGCGCCGAAAACGGTCGAGGTAAATCCGGATGATCCGGTGGGCTACGTGAAGTCGCTCAACGTCCACCGTCGGCACCTCACCCCGTCGCAGCTTTCCATGGTCGCTGCCCGATTCCGTTCCTACTACGACCGGCAGGCGAAGGAGCGGATGGAAAGCGGGGTCAACCAGCATAGCCCTCCGGTAAATTTACCGGAGGGCTCGAAGAGCGACGCCCGCGATGCGGCCGGTAAGGAGTTTGGAGTGTCTGGAAAGAGCGTGGATCACGCGACGAAAGTCTTGGAGAAAGGCGTGCCAGAACTGATTGAGGCTGTCGAGGAGGGGCGGATAGCGGTATCGACGGCGGCGATACTGGCCAACGAACCGGAAGAGGTGCAGAGAGACAAGGCAACGAAGGCGAAAAGAACCTACACGGCAAATAGGGGGCGGCACCAAAACGCCGCAAACCGCCAAGCGGCATGTTGTTGTGAACGGCGAGGTTTACGATGCCCCAAGATACGGAGTCATGGCTATCGAACAACTAAAGCGCATCAAGAAAGAAGACCCCAACCGGGATAG
- a CDS encoding H-NS histone family protein, which translates to MIQAREYGENDIMGPAPQSIDHRRHIVLPPLDYMNFGDLRYIADSIDEYGREVQAMLEQKREERIAELKAQVEADKARTAATEAELAALCPAPVKMANPSKPKYQDPAKPECTWAGKASNPVG; encoded by the coding sequence ATGATTCAAGCACGCGAATATGGGGAAAATGACATTATGGGTCCAGCGCCGCAATCCATCGATCATCGGCGCCATATCGTTCTGCCGCCGTTGGACTATATGAACTTCGGCGATCTTCGGTATATCGCCGATTCCATCGATGAATATGGCCGAGAGGTCCAGGCGATGCTGGAACAGAAGCGCGAAGAGCGCATCGCGGAACTGAAAGCCCAAGTCGAAGCCGACAAGGCCAGAACGGCGGCAACTGAAGCCGAACTCGCCGCGCTGTGTCCGGCACCGGTGAAGATGGCCAACCCGTCAAAGCCGAAGTATCAAGACCCAGCGAAGCCCGAATGCACCTGGGCCGGGAAGGCAAGCAACCCGGTTGGTTGA
- a CDS encoding H-NS histone family protein: MDLTMATTDELLVQAKEIEAELLKRLDEELAKLDARRAELLAMKPPAKTEEKKKRVKSSRPAKFRNPGNPEQTWTGRGKAPAWVDVVGREACLIPVEG; this comes from the coding sequence ATGGATTTGACGATGGCAACAACTGATGAACTACTGGTTCAGGCAAAAGAAATCGAGGCCGAGCTATTGAAGCGTCTCGATGAAGAGCTTGCAAAGCTCGATGCTCGCCGCGCCGAACTGCTAGCGATGAAGCCGCCCGCGAAGACGGAAGAGAAGAAAAAGCGGGTTAAGTCTTCGCGGCCCGCGAAGTTTCGCAATCCTGGAAATCCAGAACAGACCTGGACCGGGCGCGGTAAAGCGCCAGCGTGGGTGGATGTGGTGGGGCGTGAAGCCTGTTTGATTCCGGTGGAGGGGTAA